A segment of the Gossypium hirsutum isolate 1008001.06 chromosome D10, Gossypium_hirsutum_v2.1, whole genome shotgun sequence genome:
ttagccctcagtggtgctggctcagcatctgtgttaacaacttcccacagatcaaaggcctgcaggtaagtcttcatctttaccagccatatgtgaaagctttctccattgaagactggtggggctgctggtgaaaatcctgaagaagccatcaGGTTCCTTGGTTTGaagcaacaggtccactaagacaacGGCTctggataccaattgttggtgcaagaggcaatAACAGGCTGTTTTTATCTTGCTTGTAtagcaagcctcgagccttggtgaagaaacaaactcggaagcaaaaaatagaaaatgaagcTAGCTAGTGAATAacagaaaaaaagagaagaagattgaatgaaaatgagctgattttctTCATTAACTcatcaacaaggcattaagccattacatatatcagtcaacaagtaaaacaaacaagtaatcacctaataacatacctaacaccactaaattgcctagtaacttggtaaacttgattgaaaaacaaaaaattctacctaaacttgtcattcagcacctaattacatcaaaatacagTTACCAACTTAGTTCAAAACAAACTAAAACACAAAATGTTCATTTGAGTAACCAAATGAAACAATACAGTTTCGGTTTGCTGTTAAAGCACGATCCCTGCATGGCCACCTTGCATGGTCACCTTGGCTGCTGCATGGGGGTTGACTTCAACACAAGTACTTTCTTCTTGTTGAGTCTCTCTTGAGTTAAAGTGGATCTAATGGAGGGGGTGTCTATATCAACATTTGATTTCAataattccgaaagaaatttattttgtaaagattCCTTCCCTTGCCTTTTTATTTCCTCTCTAACATTTTGAAGAAACCAACGACTTTCAAACTCTGAAGAGAATTTTTTATATACAGCCTCAGCAAGGGTTGTTTTGCCTTGACCACCCATTCCCCAAAGTCCTATTACACGATAGTCTTTTTGCTTAAACAGCTCTAAAATCGTATTTTTCTGATTTTCTATTCCAACCAATTCTTCAGAAGCACTTTCAAACCCAATATGCCTCAACTTTTTCATAACATCTCCAACAACTTCTTTAATGTAATCGGTTTCAGGtctagaaaacaataaaaaatgtaaataagtAAACATGAAATCTAAAACAAATATAAGTTGAAAATAACAAGATGAGAAAATTATTGTTACTTGTCAAATTTGCCTCCTTTTATATGGCACCCTTTTAATGTACCGATCTCTGCAAAAGCAGATTTCCATCGTTGTACTGTATTAGTTGTGTTGAAGTCAGCTCCCATGCAgcagcaaaggtggccatgcagggAACGTGCTTCAATAACAAATTGGTGCAGCAAGCTGAAGCTATTCATTTAGTTtctttaaatgaatgttttgtatttagttaggatcaaacttagttggtagctgcattttgatgtaactaagtgatGAATGACAAGCTTAGGTAGCTGTTTATGTATTCAaacaagtttaccaagttactaggcaaattagtggtgttaggtaagtTATTAGGTGGTAACTTGTTTATTTTGCTATTGTAATCCCTTATATGTATTGGCATCATGCCTTCTTAAAATGTTAATGAAAAttcagctcattttcattcaaatctctctctttcttttctgttttccATTGTAAGTTTTTTTCTTCCTTGATTGTTTCTGCTGCAAGCCTCGAGACTTGCTGTTTAAGCAAAGCTGAAATCAGCttgctgctgcctcttgcaccaacaattggtatctagagcccttgtcttagtggacctgttgcttCAAACTAAGGAACCtgatggcttcttcaggattttcaccagtagccccaccagtcttcaatggagaaggctttcacatatggctggtcaagatgaagacttacctataggccttcgatctgtgggaagttgtcaacacagatgctgagccagcaccactgagggctaatcccacagtagctcagatcaggcaacatgctgatgagaggaccaaaaggcacaaagccatgtcctgcatccagaactgtgtgtcagatgtcatcttcaccagaatcatggcctgtgagactccaaaacaggcctgggataagcttaaggaggagtttcaaggcactgagaAAACAAGGCAACAGCAGCTGTTGAATTTGAGAAAGGATTTCGAGAACCTGAAGATGAAGGAAGcagaaacagtgaagcagtatGCAGACAGAATCATGGGAGTGGTTAACAGTATAAGGCTCCTtggtgagcactttgatgaggcaaggATATCGGAGAAAGTCCTCTCTATtttgcctgagagatatgaggccaagatatcctttctagaggactcaagagaccttgctaccatctctttgactgagctaatcaacaccttctatgctcaggaacaaaggagagctaGCAGAACTGAAGACAATCAGGAAGGTGCATTCAATGCCAAGGCCAGAGAAGCCTCGAGCATCAATGCTCCAAAAGAAAAAAAGCCTTGGAAAAGCAgacctaagcctgatgctgcaaggagcaatgaccagccctgcagatATTGCAAAAGGCCAGGTCATTCAGAAGGCAGATGCTGGTTCaggccagatgcagtatgccaatactgcaagaagaaaggccatgttgaaagggtttgCAAAAATAGAACCAAGCCAAGGCAGAGCCAATTTCAACAAccaaaggttgaagctcgagtagctgaggacagtagtgacCAAGAAGAGCAGGTCTTTACTGTGTCTTGCTTAGCTGCTGAGAAGAAATGCTCAAAAGGCTGGTTattggacagtggttgcactaaccacatgtcaccagatgcctccttgtttaaaaccttggatagaagttgcaaaaccaaggtcaaggttggaaatggtcagttcataagggctgaaggaagaggagaggtGCTGATAAGTACTCCTACAGGCAACAAGATTATTCCAAATGTGCTTTTGGTGCCTgagattgacagaaaccttctcagcatagctcaatTGCTCGAGAAAGgctattctgttgtgttcaaggacAAACAGTGCCAGATtgctgatccaagtggatcaagccttatgaAAGTCACAATGACTGACAAATGCTTTGAGGTGCACTGGCCAAATGACTCAAAGTCAGCATACACAGCTTCTGTTGATgattccaagctttggcatcaaaggctcggacatgccaacttcagatcactGACTCGAATGGCCAAAGAGAGCTTGGCAGAAAACTTTACCTGCTCAGTAAAgtatgatgatgtgtgtgaagtttgccaaatggggaaacaggcaagactgccatttcctacaaattcagcttggagagcttttgaaagactgcagctggtgcactctgatgtatgtggcccaataaggactgaatcactcagcaaaaacaggtatttcatcctcttcattgatgattttacaaggttttgctggattttcttcttaaaacacaagtctgaggtagctcaagtgtttgtgaagtttaaaactgCAGTAGAgacagaaacaggttgcaagctgaaatcgataaggtcagacaatggcactgagtacacttcagctcagtttcaagccatttgcaatgatgctggtatcaaacaccagcttacaaatgtctacacacctcagcagaatggggtatcagaaagaaagaacagaagcttgatggatatggccaggtgcctgttgtttgagaagaaactgcccaagaccatgtgggctgaggcagtaaacactgctgtctaccttcaaaataggcttcctaccaaagctcttgcatccaagacacctttcgaggcttggtTCGGTTTCAAGCCTTCATTGGCACATCTGAAAgtgtttggttgcctgtgttatgcacaaataccagcagcaaacagagacaaactctctgaaagggctcaaccaggtgttctTATAGGCTATAGCTCAGTTAAGAAGGGCTACAGGGTGCTGGATCCTTTGACAAACAAAGTCCAAGTGAGCAAAGATGTCATCTTCGATGAGAAGGCTTGCTGGAATTGGGAAAAGAGTAAACCAGAAGCTACTTCAGAAGATCTGgtgcctaatcaagctgaactCGAGCACCTTGGtcctgaaatggatgttgatgatgcGCCTGTGAGAGGCACAAGACCCCTAgatgagatttatgaaagagcacAAGCTGCTATAGCAGAACCTAGTAGTTTTGAAGAAGCTGAAGCAGATGAAGGTTGGAAACAggctatggttgatgaaatcaacatgattgtgAAGAACCAGACATGGGAGTTGGTTAAAAAGCCTGCCAACAGAAAGACCATTggtgtaaaatgggtctatcgagtgaAGCACAATGCAGATGGAAGTTTAAACAAGCTAAAGGCCAGGCTAGTTGTGAAGGGCTTCAGtcaaaggtatggtctggactacttggaaacatttgctccagtagccagACTCGATACAATCAGATTGCTGATTGCAGTTGCTGCTCAGAACCAGTGGACAATCcaccaaatggatgtcaagtctgCATTCCTCAATGGATTCTTAGAAGAGGAGATATATATCGAGCAACCCCCAGGTTTTATAATGCCTGGTAAGGAACATTTGGTGTATAGGCTAagaaaggccttgtatggcctaaaacaggcccctcgagcctggtatgctcgaattgactcaTACCTGGTCAGTTTGGGATTTGAAAGGAGTGCTAGTGAGCCAACACTCTATGTTAAGAGGAATGGAGCTGAAACACAGCTTATTGTGTCactgtatgttgatgatcttctaGTGACTGGAGGAGACAAGTTTATGTTGGCtgatttcaaaacaaaaatgaagGAAATGTTTGAGATGTCAGACCTGGGATTGATGACATATTTCCTAGGAATGGAAGTCAATCAAGTAGGAGGAATCCTCTTGAAACAAAAGACATTTTCCTTGAAAGTGCTGGCtaaattctcaatggagaattgtAAACCAATGAGCACACCAATGGCTATTGGCATGAAGCTATCGAGCCAAGAGGAACATGAATCTGTCTGTGAAACAGATTATAGAAGCCTTATTGGCTGTTTGTTGTATTTGACAGCAACAAGACCTGATATTCTATTTGCTGTGAGCATGCTGTCACGATTCATGCATTGCTGTAATCAGCAGCATTACAAAGCAGGAAAAAGGGTTCTGAGGTATATCAAAGGTACCTTGAACCATGGTATATGTTTCAAAAGGGTCAAGGAGTAGAAATTGATTGGCTATACAGACAGCGATTGGGCTGGTTCAAaagatgacatgaagagcacctCTGGTTATGCTTTTACACTTGGCTCTGCAATGATTTGTTGGAGCTCAAGAAAACAAACAATGGTGGCTCAGTCAACAGCTGAAGCTGAGTATGTAGCAGCTACTAATGCTGTTAATCAAGCTGTGTGGCTGAGAAAAATTTTGAGTGATTTAAACCTACACCAGAATGAAGCAACTGTGATATATTGTGACAACAAGTCAGCAGTTGCTATTGCCAAAATCCTGTCTTCCATGGTAGGACAAAACACTTCGATATTAAACTGCATGTGATAAGAGAGATGGAACAAGCTCGAGAAATTGAGCTGATTCATTGCAGCTCTGAAAATCAGattgctgatatcttcacaaagtCTCTTGGTGTATCAAGATTTCTAAGCCTAAAGAGGGAACTAGGAGTCTGCTGCATAGAAGctgaggaggagtgttgaagtcagctcccatgcagcagcaaaggtggccatgcagggAACGTGCTTCAATAGCAAATTGGTGCAGCAAGCTGAAGCTATTCATTTAGTTtctttaaatgaatgttttgtatttagttaggatcaaacttagttggtagctgcattttgatgtaactaagtgatGAATGACAAGCTTAGGTAGCTGTTTATGTATTCAaacaagtttaccaagttactaggcaaattagtggtgttaggtaagtTATTAGGTGGTAACTTGTTTATTTTGCTATTGTAATCCCTTATATGTATTGGCATCATGCCTTCTTAAAATGTTAATGAAAAttcagctcattttcattcaaatctctctctttcttttctgttttccATTGTAAGTTTTTTTCTTCCTTGATTGTTTCTGCTGCAAGCCTCGAGACTTGCTGTTTAAGCAAAGCTGAAATCAGCttgctgctgcctcttgcaccaacaagtTGGTTGCTTTGATTCATGCTCATCGAAGGATCTCTCAAAACTCCCACCAATTTTTCGCACGTTGGAATGATCGACATGATAAAAGATGGGAAAAACAGTATGTCCATGAGAGCGCTTGCGGATCATGATGTCAGAGATTTCAACCAAGCATGATTTCGAAGAGGCATAGTCTGCAGACAAAATGATGATTGAGATATTTGAGACTACAATTGCTCGAGAAAGTGCTTGTGAAAGCTGCTCCCCTTTTTCCAGTTTTTCTTCATCGAAGAAAACATCAAGTCCCTTGCTTTTCAAAGCCTCAAGTAGATGACTGGTGAAACTAAGGCGCGTGTCTTCACCTCTGAAGCTCAAGAAAACATGATACTTCATTAGagtagaagatgaagaagaagaagccatgaaagagtattgatagtgtgcTTGGAGCAAAAGAGAGAACAAATATTGCAAGTGAGTTTTGCTTCGGTTGTGGTATTATTGTAAGAAGAAAAAGTGTAAATGGGAAAGAGATTGAAGGCTTAGGCAAAAGCACAGGCGACGACTCGAGCTTAGCCAATTATCTTTTACTCAACGCAGGTGTTACTTGCACACCACATGAAATTAGCCAATTCGGAAAGGGTCAAATTTTGTTCAGGTCCCTCTGCTATTCTCAATTTTGAGATTTAGTCCTTCTTCTTTAAAATgatctttttattttatgttgtcattaattaattcaaataggTAAGGTTGTTAACTATTCAGGTTAAAATTTTAGAgtggatgaaaaaaaaaactcttttatcATAAAAGATTCTTGTAATTTTAAGGGGAAAAAATCATGTTATagtcttatttatttatattaattaatgactcaaaaaatttatttaaaaatctttaatCACAAAAGAAATTCCAGAAAAAGGTTGAGATAAAAAGAGAAACATGTGGGTTATCATACATGTTTatcatttttcactattttttccTAGGTGAAATAATGATAGATTTTCTTTGTTAGTCCTTTCTaactagaggtgtccatgggccgggccgagcccAAAAAATTCAGCCCACGTCCTAGGCCTAGGCCCAGCCCGGCCCAAAATGTGGGCCTGGAATTTTGTCTAGGTCTGGCCCGGGAAAAATTCCTAAGCTCGAGCCCGGATCGGCccagcccattttttaataaacaccaaaaatttattttaaaaataaaaaataaaaaaatattttaaaatgaaaaaataaaaaaataaaaatatttattatattcgggccaggCTGGGCCGAGttgggctcgggccaaaaaagtggtgcccgaggcccggcccattttctaaacgggcctcgtttatttgcccaaacccatatttcgggcctatatttttatccaaaccctctcatatttcgggTGGCCGTCGGACCTCTATTTCAAACATAGGGACGGCAAGTTTGGGTAAAACGACTTCTTTAGTCtttcttaatttcaaaattgaataaattggtccctttaaaagaaagaaatttaatctttgttaattttgaaagtgagcaacaaataaattttgaaaattgaattagaacaTTTAACTACATCGTTAATATCTTCTATCAAATtcacataattttgattggtataacaataaatttagccctccatgtttacatttttgtcaatttgatcttgattctaaaaaatcaacaaatttagcaTTAACATTTACATTTACACAAATGTAGCGGTCTGAATTTGTTAAATCAAgacaaattaaacataaattcaCCTAAACTGCTTAGCAACTGATTTAGAGCTTGATATAATCAAGATCAATAGGAGATACCATTGTTATAGATTAGTAAGTCTTAAAAGCAAATCAATATTTGGATTTGCCTACCCTTGAGAGCTTATATATACTTCGATCCCTTGTGTAATATTTAGTAAGTCTTTACAGTGTCTAATTATTTAGATATTTGATGGGTTTCTATTGCTTTGCAAGAAAATGAAAACTTGAGCTTACCCAATTATCTATCACTCAATGTGCGTATGGACCTTACAGACCCATCAGATTCTATCTTTTGAAAAGCCTTTTACCTCTGCTGCCTATCATCATAAGATTACCTAATTTTACAATCTAATGAAAATGATCAAGTTTAATACAATGAAGTTTACAATCAAGTggaataaatttgattaaacATCGTTTGAAGATcatataaaataaaggaaagaaagTGTAAACCTTAAAATAAAGCCTCAATGGCTTCAACTGCGCTAACTTGAGTCGGAGCTTACAAGCAACACGTAAAACAAAAAACAACAATACAACATAATGTAAAATGTCAATAAATACAATGCCATGAATATTAAAATCCGATCCACCCCGTCCTTGGCTGATATGCCTTGGCAAGACATTTACGAAAATCAATATCTTTCACTAGAAGGATCAATTGATTAGCTCGGATATACGTCCCCAAAAGTATCCGAGGTTGAATTGATACACAATGAAACTGTCATGCTCTAGTTCGAAGCTTCAAGCACAGTATAATAGCTCGAATCACAGCCACGTTTTACGACTGCTGGAATTCCGGTACCCCCTTAACA
Coding sequences within it:
- the LOC121222136 gene encoding disease resistance protein RUN1-like — protein: MNSFSLLHQFVIEARSLHGHLCCCMGADFNTTNTVQRWKSAFAEIGTLKGCHIKGGKFDKPETDYIKEVVGDVMKKLRHIGFESASEELVGIENQKNTILELFKQKDYRVIGLWGMGGQGKTTLAEAVYKKFSSEFESRWFLQNVREEIKRQGKESLQNKFLSELLKSNVDIDTPSIRSTLTQERLNKKKVLVVLDDVDDSDQIDYMGVKHFGYGSKTIITSRDRQVLESGGADTIHEVKGLTENDSLQLFSTFAFKQLNPAVGFEDLSRRFVKYTQGNPLALKVLGSDLNKRSINYWKSKVEKLKDCPPEKKIQRL
- the LOC107934959 gene encoding toll/interleukin-1 receptor-like protein; this translates as MASSSSSSTLMKYHVFLSFRGEDTRLSFTSHLLEALKSKGLDVFFDEEKLEKGEQLSQALSRAIVVSNISIIILSADYASSKSCLVEISDIMIRKRSHGHTVFPIFYHVDHSNVRKIGGSFERSFDEHESKQPTCWCKRQQQADFSFA